The sequence TCTGCCAAAGATAGGGGATAGGGGATAGGCAATAGGGGGAAGAGGCAATATTAGGAAATAATATTAGTAAATTTTATTGGCGGGTGGATATCTTGCTCCCCAAGATGATTGTCTTCAACAGCAAAGAAACTCCACCCATACCACCGCTACGGACAACGAGGATGAATTCCGCCTTGAGTACAAATGTAAGCTAGTTGCTTGGAGTCTAAGTTTTTCACTTGAGAAAAATCAACACCTTCTACGAAAGCAGATTGTGAACTTTGCTCTTGTGTTTGTACAAATTCGTCTGCTGGATCTTGCTTGGTGGGTGCGAGAATTGTTCCTTGGAAATCAGCCCCTGCTAGATTTGCTCCTTTTAAATCTGCGTGACTCAAGTCAGCGTTTTGGAGGTTAGCATTTTCTAGTTGGGCTGAACGAAACACAGCACCAGTGAGGCGAGTAGCGCTCAAGTTAGCATTGCTCAGGTTGGCGTGATCCAAATAGACACCAGACAAATCTGCTCCATGCCAATCGGTTTTAGTTAAGTCGGCGTAGGATAATTGTGTACCGATGGCGGTGACGCGACCTAAACGAGCACCATATAAATTGGTTTCGTTGAGTTTGGCATCGCTTAAATCTGCCCCGGTTAAGCTAGCATTTTCTAAGACGGCGGCGGTTAAATCTGCTCCGACTAATTGAGTGCTGCTGAGGTTAGCGCCAATTAGACGTGCATTTGATAAATTGGCGCGGTTGAGGGTGCTGCGGCTCAAATCGCTGCGGTTCATAACGACGCGGCTGAGGTTAGCTTCGGTAAAGTTGGCTAGCTTCATCTCGACTTGACTCAAATCAGCAATCACATCGTCATAGGTGTCCCAACGTCCATCTTCGCCCACACTGCGGAAGCGGCTATTTTTGAAACTACCTTGATTAAGATTGGCTGCTTTAAATTTCACCCCTGATAAATCAATACCATCTAGTACTAATTTGAATCCAGAAGTTTCACTAGTACCAATTTGACCGAGTTGAGTCCGGCTTAAATCAACGCCTAAAGTGTTACCACTGTGGACAGTGAGAATTTTAGCGATCGCTTGTTGATTAATTTGTAACCGCTTTTGTCTGGCTTCTTGTTCTTGGGGTGTGTTGTTGGCTGGAGATTGCAACTCGCCAAGGAGAAACTGATTAATGCGTTTCAATTCAACAATCGCTTGCGGCCCAGAATTAACTAAAGCTTGTTGGATAGTGTCTAATAATATCGGGTTAGTTTCCTTAACTAGCAAGTCTGCGAGAAACTTGACTGCTTGCTGGTTATTGAGAGTACCCATAGCGAGGATGGCGCTACGCCTTTCTTCATCGGTAGCTGTAGAGCCAGGATTTAACTGCTTGACGAGTGTGAGAAATTGTTGACTGTTAGTTTGTTGATATCTCTGTTGAGATTGCTGAGTTTGAATGTAAATTTGCGTACCAATTAAGGTTGTTAAAACCGAACCCATACCGACAATCGTCATCACCAGCAAAGCATTACTGGGGTTTTGTTGTAGCCAGCGCCGGAAAATTGATGGTTGTGTGGATTGGGTAACATCTGGCTCGGTTGGTGCTGACCATTCCTCAGTGTCATTGCTCACATCCGCTGGCGAATGTCTGTGGAGATTGGCGAGGGCTGGTGGCAAAGGGCGAGTAGCATCTATAGTATGAGTACCTGCGAGGCGATCGTGTAAAGACCGTCGTCCTTGGCGTGATGACCAGCCAATTCCTTCTGCTATCACCATCATCAGCGCTAAAACTGCGAAAATTCCTAGGTGCGGAAAAGCTAAACTATAACGCCACAGAATATACGCGACGGATAGGGGAACTGCGGTGCGGCCGATTCCTTCTCGAACTAAAACTGCTCCCAAACCGGGTGGTGTAATTTGTTCGCTGACGACACGGACTCCCAAGCGACGTTTGGGAAGAGTGCTACCTGTTTTCGCTAATAAATACAATTGCCAAGATGAGATAGTTACAGGCGCTACAATGGCTATTGTCCACAAGATGTTGGTCGGCCAAGCGACGTTAGGGATGCTGTAGCTGACGGGTAAAGCTAGGGGTCTAGCGATCGCTCTTTGTGTCACTACTAATACAGGATTGAGCGGTACTCGGTCGAGATCGCTGCGAGAATTGGCATATACGCCCAGTCCAAAGGGAATCAGCCCGCTGCTTACCACCAGCGTGACTTCCAGCGCCCAAGCTGCAAAGCGCCTCGTTGCTAATTGCAGCGCATCGGCTTTTCCTGGACTAGATTGATTATTACTTCTCCTGACAATCGGTGTTACCATTGCATAATTCCCTTTGACTTGATTTATATACTGCTCTGGGCGCAATTAAAATAAACTATTTTTTATTTTCCTGGCTACTAGAGACAAAAAATTTGTATCCAAGATACACCAACACTGCCAACAGCGCCATACTAATTACTGACGCCACTAGTTTTAACACTGTTTGCAGCAAGAAGATGCCCACTAATGCGGCTATCCCGAAAACTGCTAG is a genomic window of Fortiea contorta PCC 7126 containing:
- a CDS encoding pentapeptide repeat-containing protein codes for the protein MVTPIVRRSNNQSSPGKADALQLATRRFAAWALEVTLVVSSGLIPFGLGVYANSRSDLDRVPLNPVLVVTQRAIARPLALPVSYSIPNVAWPTNILWTIAIVAPVTISSWQLYLLAKTGSTLPKRRLGVRVVSEQITPPGLGAVLVREGIGRTAVPLSVAYILWRYSLAFPHLGIFAVLALMMVIAEGIGWSSRQGRRSLHDRLAGTHTIDATRPLPPALANLHRHSPADVSNDTEEWSAPTEPDVTQSTQPSIFRRWLQQNPSNALLVMTIVGMGSVLTTLIGTQIYIQTQQSQQRYQQTNSQQFLTLVKQLNPGSTATDEERRSAILAMGTLNNQQAVKFLADLLVKETNPILLDTIQQALVNSGPQAIVELKRINQFLLGELQSPANNTPQEQEARQKRLQINQQAIAKILTVHSGNTLGVDLSRTQLGQIGTSETSGFKLVLDGIDLSGVKFKAANLNQGSFKNSRFRSVGEDGRWDTYDDVIADLSQVEMKLANFTEANLSRVVMNRSDLSRSTLNRANLSNARLIGANLSSTQLVGADLTAAVLENASLTGADLSDAKLNETNLYGARLGRVTAIGTQLSYADLTKTDWHGADLSGVYLDHANLSNANLSATRLTGAVFRSAQLENANLQNADLSHADLKGANLAGADFQGTILAPTKQDPADEFVQTQEQSSQSAFVEGVDFSQVKNLDSKQLAYICTQGGIHPRCP